A portion of the Cyanobium sp. PCC 7001 genome contains these proteins:
- a CDS encoding HlyD family type I secretion periplasmic adaptor subunit — protein MASLSTQGPDNPTPDDALALPPAGGILSKLPGMDSPDAITLVGRNRLSQALELEEKPDNRYLRLSLYILGAAALIFFPWAALTPITQVVQASGEVIPEGEVNVVQHLEGGIVAKVDVADGEEVTKGEVMLELRPNLVESEYKATEQQLNNLLAQQKQLQAAIRGERVFVAEPGKVADAQRNLLNSRIDNRTDEIDRIQAQVDQKRAEITGLNNQISRFQREIQLYREQRQMYADLVATGAASRLNLLNVEQQLAAANTKLAELVGARNEATKLLAEAEANLRSLQSGIRLEQNSQIAQLVNEEAVVAENIKKVRNQLDRTKIVAPVDGVVSDLRFKAPGAVIGPGAVVLSVVPNGTKRLVEVRVPSSDIGFVRPGQAVDVKLQPFDSSIYGSVPGRVMTIAASTVQDPDDRRYYYKARIQLDRQFVDVQNRKYPIQVGMPLVADIKGPQRSVLRYIFQPFTRTLDSALRESR, from the coding sequence ATGGCTTCCCTCTCCACCCAAGGTCCTGACAACCCCACTCCTGATGACGCCCTGGCATTGCCACCGGCGGGGGGCATTCTTTCCAAGCTTCCGGGCATGGACAGCCCGGATGCCATCACCCTGGTGGGCCGCAACCGTCTCAGCCAGGCGCTGGAGCTGGAGGAGAAGCCCGATAACCGCTATCTGCGTCTCAGTCTCTACATCCTGGGCGCTGCCGCCCTGATCTTTTTCCCCTGGGCGGCGCTGACGCCCATCACTCAGGTGGTTCAGGCCTCCGGGGAAGTGATTCCTGAAGGCGAGGTGAACGTGGTGCAGCACCTCGAAGGTGGCATCGTGGCCAAGGTGGATGTGGCTGACGGCGAGGAGGTCACCAAGGGTGAGGTGATGCTGGAGCTGCGGCCGAACCTGGTGGAGAGTGAATACAAAGCGACCGAGCAGCAGCTCAACAATCTCTTGGCTCAGCAGAAGCAGCTGCAGGCAGCGATCCGTGGTGAGCGTGTCTTTGTGGCTGAGCCAGGCAAAGTGGCCGATGCCCAGCGCAATCTGCTCAACAGCCGCATTGATAACCGCACCGATGAAATCGACCGTATCCAGGCTCAAGTTGACCAGAAGCGTGCTGAGATCACAGGTCTGAACAATCAGATTTCCCGTTTCCAGAGAGAGATTCAGCTCTACCGCGAGCAGCGTCAGATGTATGCTGATCTGGTAGCCACGGGCGCAGCCTCCAGGCTTAATCTCCTGAATGTCGAGCAGCAGCTCGCGGCGGCCAACACCAAACTTGCCGAGTTGGTGGGGGCTCGCAATGAAGCCACCAAGTTGCTCGCTGAAGCCGAAGCCAACCTGCGCAGTCTGCAGTCTGGAATTCGCCTCGAACAGAATTCTCAGATCGCGCAGTTGGTGAATGAAGAAGCCGTTGTCGCGGAGAACATCAAGAAGGTGCGCAACCAGTTGGATCGCACCAAAATCGTTGCCCCTGTCGATGGTGTTGTCAGCGACCTGCGCTTCAAGGCACCTGGTGCGGTCATCGGTCCGGGTGCCGTGGTGCTCTCCGTGGTCCCGAATGGCACCAAACGGCTGGTTGAGGTGCGCGTGCCCTCGTCTGACATCGGCTTCGTGCGGCCCGGCCAGGCAGTGGATGTGAAGCTCCAACCTTTTGATTCCAGCATCTATGGCTCTGTGCCTGGCCGTGTGATGACGATCGCCGCCTCAACGGTGCAGGATCCCGATGATCGCCGCTATTACTACAAGGCGCGCATTCAGCTGGATCGTCAGTTTGTGGATGTGCAGAACCGCAAATACCCGATCCAGGTCGGCATGCCTTTGGTGGCCGACATCAAGGGCCCGCAGCGGAGTGTTCTCCGCTACATCTTCCAGCCCTTCACACGGACGCTGGATTCTGCGCTTCGCGAATCCCGCTGA
- the murF gene encoding UDP-N-acetylmuramoyl-tripeptide--D-alanyl-D-alanine ligase, with product MGQPERRELLFDSSLLDTPSVSGGWWLRPQQRQSYTGVSYLPGDIQPGHLYVQPSALSWGRGYDKDRESLQRVKQRGARAVVLDAIPAEVPEGLSVYLAPDTSLALAQLGQAARALASHPLVCVTGTVGKSTTKRGLAILLARCGRTHESQRNFNHYHGVTLTLADTPKDTEFSVLEFSSDLPRYTLPKALIAAPDVAVITEIQYDHTDCYPTLEAIADQKSLLFRGLKPEGTAVLNRDSPYFARMHAAARSYGAARVLTFGCSPLADVALQDCSRQRSGWQVRARCLDQSLTYTLPLPGRHDVRNSLAMLAGVVALGQDPNRCLAAFSALQPLPRHCALEHLAVQGGEVRLIDDSFSSNPASLRAALETLALQAEGSPGRRLLVLGAIDELGERSDALHASLADLILLHRIDRVYAYGSHTRHTCAALPDHLVALHTTEARELTQVLMADLQPDDWLVLKFSRHSRLGELLGQALRTGATTQA from the coding sequence ATGGGCCAGCCTGAGCGTCGCGAGCTCCTGTTCGACTCCAGCCTGCTCGACACGCCGTCGGTCAGTGGTGGCTGGTGGCTGCGGCCCCAGCAGCGGCAGAGCTACACCGGTGTGTCCTACCTGCCGGGCGACATCCAGCCCGGCCATCTCTATGTGCAGCCTTCAGCGCTCTCCTGGGGGCGGGGCTATGACAAGGATCGGGAATCGCTGCAGCGTGTGAAGCAGCGCGGCGCCCGGGCGGTGGTTCTCGATGCCATTCCAGCCGAGGTGCCGGAGGGCCTGAGCGTCTATCTCGCCCCGGACACCTCCCTGGCCCTGGCCCAGCTGGGCCAGGCGGCCCGTGCTCTGGCTTCGCACCCGCTGGTATGCGTCACCGGCACCGTTGGCAAATCCACCACGAAACGGGGGCTGGCCATCCTGCTGGCCCGGTGCGGCAGGACCCACGAAAGCCAGCGCAATTTCAACCACTATCACGGTGTGACGCTGACCCTGGCCGATACACCCAAAGACACGGAATTCTCGGTGCTGGAGTTCAGTTCGGATCTGCCCCGCTACACCCTGCCCAAGGCCCTGATCGCCGCTCCCGATGTGGCCGTGATCACGGAGATTCAGTATGACCACACCGATTGCTACCCCACCCTGGAAGCCATCGCGGATCAGAAGTCGCTGCTCTTCCGTGGGCTGAAGCCCGAGGGCACGGCCGTGCTCAATCGCGATTCCCCCTACTTCGCGCGCATGCATGCGGCGGCCCGCTCCTATGGCGCCGCCCGGGTGCTCACCTTCGGGTGCAGCCCCCTGGCGGATGTGGCGCTGCAGGATTGCTCCCGCCAGCGCAGTGGCTGGCAGGTGCGGGCCCGCTGCCTCGACCAGAGCCTCACCTACACCCTGCCCCTGCCCGGCCGGCATGATGTGCGCAACAGCCTGGCGATGCTCGCCGGTGTGGTGGCCTTGGGGCAGGATCCCAACCGATGCCTCGCGGCGTTCTCGGCCCTGCAGCCCCTGCCCCGCCACTGCGCCCTGGAGCATCTGGCGGTGCAGGGTGGCGAGGTGCGGCTGATCGACGATTCCTTCAGTTCCAATCCGGCCTCCCTGCGTGCAGCACTGGAAACCCTGGCCCTGCAGGCGGAGGGCTCACCCGGCAGGCGGCTGCTGGTGCTGGGGGCCATCGACGAACTGGGCGAGCGCTCCGATGCGCTGCATGCCTCCCTGGCCGATCTGATCCTCCTGCATCGCATCGATCGGGTGTATGCCTATGGCTCCCACACACGCCACACCTGCGCCGCCCTGCCGGATCACCTGGTGGCGCTGCACACCACCGAGGCGCGGGAACTCACGCAGGTCCTGATGGCGGATCTTCAGCCGGACGACTGGCTGGTGCTGAAGTTCTCCCGCCACTCGCGCCTGGGAGAACTGCTCGGCCAGGCCTTGCGCACGGGGGCCACCACCCAGGCGTGA
- a CDS encoding ATP-binding cassette domain-containing protein, with protein sequence MLLLFSLDWVLRQWRSAQLAQLAGRLDALVGVNLMEKLFGLDYRQIETLGRAGLNNRLRNLDSLIGYLQGPLALACLDFPFVVIYLGAIAFISGWLVIVPLILMVLSGLLVWLLSRYYTGAAELNLATGIGIGQAQQEMVSRFLEVKLANVEWVWLQRLRGLSAQSTSSSLVLNRQVGRLQIITSTAAQLAGVLTLAVGVWMSFSSNQGPAAMGNLIASMFFVWRVFTPFQQLMNALLRYSTMRTQYAQLNQFLKLRSPSRTAGGMALSSTRMRGSVILDSGACRLGSEGVLAITRVSLSVSPGQILAITGNPGCGKSTTLRVIDQLYPLVSGTLLFDGQDHRQFSTEVIQRNVAFLMPDTALLPGTIWSNLTAMNPNASVPGVQRVCEQLGLSGFLSTLKDGLETELTDEVVYQLPSGLRKLLALAQAVIKDTPILLIDDFTQGLSPDQFQIVIDALPGLRTCTFSGQQRSVIIATDNKMLLEQADRLCILDKGVTTFQGTADELRARMQKAS encoded by the coding sequence GTGCTGCTGCTGTTCTCCCTCGACTGGGTGCTGAGGCAGTGGCGTTCAGCCCAGCTCGCCCAGTTGGCCGGGCGGCTGGATGCGCTGGTGGGGGTGAATCTGATGGAGAAGCTCTTCGGGCTCGACTACCGCCAGATCGAGACCCTCGGCCGTGCCGGGCTCAACAACCGTCTGCGCAACCTCGACAGCCTGATCGGCTATCTGCAGGGGCCACTGGCCCTGGCTTGCCTCGATTTCCCCTTTGTGGTGATCTACCTCGGGGCGATTGCTTTCATCAGCGGCTGGCTCGTGATCGTGCCGCTCATCCTGATGGTGCTGAGCGGTCTGCTGGTGTGGCTCCTGTCCCGTTACTACACCGGGGCGGCCGAGCTCAACCTGGCCACGGGCATCGGCATCGGCCAGGCCCAGCAGGAAATGGTGAGCCGCTTCCTGGAAGTGAAGCTGGCCAATGTGGAGTGGGTCTGGCTGCAGCGGCTGCGGGGCCTCTCCGCTCAGAGCACCAGCAGCTCCCTGGTGCTCAATCGCCAGGTGGGGCGCCTTCAGATCATCACCAGCACGGCCGCCCAGCTGGCTGGTGTGCTCACGCTGGCCGTTGGGGTCTGGATGTCCTTCTCCAGCAACCAGGGGCCCGCAGCGATGGGCAACCTGATCGCCTCGATGTTCTTTGTCTGGCGGGTCTTCACTCCCTTCCAGCAGCTGATGAATGCTCTGCTGCGCTATTCCACGATGCGCACCCAGTACGCGCAGCTCAACCAGTTCTTGAAGCTCCGCTCGCCATCCCGCACGGCAGGTGGGATGGCCCTCTCCTCCACCCGGATGCGTGGGTCGGTGATCCTCGATTCCGGAGCCTGTCGTCTTGGTTCGGAGGGCGTGCTGGCCATCACGCGCGTGTCCCTGTCCGTCTCCCCGGGACAGATCCTGGCCATCACTGGCAATCCGGGCTGTGGCAAGTCCACCACCCTGCGGGTGATCGACCAGCTCTATCCACTGGTGAGCGGCACCTTGCTCTTCGATGGTCAGGATCACCGTCAGTTCAGCACTGAGGTGATCCAGCGCAATGTGGCGTTCCTCATGCCGGATACGGCGTTGTTGCCGGGCACCATCTGGTCGAATCTCACCGCCATGAACCCCAATGCCTCGGTGCCTGGGGTGCAGCGCGTGTGTGAGCAGCTTGGGTTGAGCGGATTCCTCTCCACCCTCAAGGATGGCCTGGAAACGGAGCTCACCGATGAAGTGGTGTACCAGCTGCCCAGCGGTTTGCGGAAGCTGCTTGCCCTGGCTCAGGCCGTGATCAAGGACACTCCGATCCTGCTGATCGATGATTTCACCCAAGGGTTGTCACCCGATCAGTTCCAGATCGTGATCGACGCGCTGCCGGGCTTGCGCACCTGCACGTTCAGTGGACAACAGCGCAGCGTGATCATTGCCACCGATAACAAGATGCTGCTTGAACAGGCTGATCGCCTCTGCATCCTGGACAAGGGTGTCACCACCTTCCAAGGCACCGCAGACGAGCTTCGTGCCCGCATGCAGAAGGCCAGCTAG
- a CDS encoding DUF5801 repeats-in-toxin domain-containing protein, which yields MADSIFIAPPSAGEITDGAAAVDLGASSSEREKDATGNISDAALHDPSGVRDNPGGHTGFGDAVDHTPVETYSPHDVGALGVSSPMPQPPGPSVDEAGGSGGGPGINPAPLQPLSSGDVPTAPLAAAALIAALPNPEPLSGTEEQPPIPPQEPTPVQPPTVVPIPPQVTPTVEPPANLVPSVSVTPDPTVPTDGLGNPVTNGQLVGSNGVGVDLGPGQVAELGIDPALAGNPNFTRFAVTNGVINLADPDGVADIAFVTIAGRQFNFNGNNPSLPSLLDLISNGDPSGQLSFLLEAGDGDATPEGTLTITGLTQTSDTTVQLSFVFVLSEPVNNAAGASTVPGGVITPEYATVPFGVTVTDFAGATATDTGTILIIDGEPSVVVNNDLLPELIVDESLGELGTAGASENAAGFDTVSLSFAPLFDSDSVAAGVQTNFGPDLAGTASYSLVLSGTAVPSGLFALNPSGTTAGSPILLSQSGNVVTGSADGTVYFTISLDPATGVATFTQLAAIWHPVPGSSFDEPTTLTLANPAALQIVQTVTDFDGDVASAGVNLGAGVFTIEDDGPQVEGTPTEGAAALDEENLSDGTNPNAGALTVNGDLSTLTSGSIDYGADGFGKVSDISIGGTILAGAVGQVIYLAQDHSAVDNAVTASLASGANDRATLQVNADGTYTFTLIDNFLLSDPGDTTEQTESISSLVGGINILVEDGDGDAANGTTGIALSLDVVDDVPTVEGTPTEGAAALDEENLSDGTNPNAGALTVNGDLSTLTSGSIDYGADGFGKVSDISIGGTILAGAVGQVIYLAQDHSAVDNAVTASLASGANDRATLQVNADGTYTFTLIDNFLLSDPGDTTEQTESISSLVGGINILVEDGDGDAANGTTGIALSLLVKDDIPTAVPITESGESFPTGTNLFLVIDVSGSMANASGVDGMTRMQLQINSALELIDQYEALGPLKVNVVTFATDASAPFSTTWQDADAVKTFIQTLVPTSRTNYDAALNLTINTFNGGTASDIDGATNVLYFFSDGVPNENDISGTGPGNGSLGGGDGIDSSEETTWENFLNTNNIASFAIGLGNGVNASNLNPIAYNGFGSGTEANAIVVTDLSQLDATLRSTISSLPVNGSLLAPGASFGADEDGWISSVTINGTEYTYTPGGPGSIVNVASANAGSIEINMDTGAYTYTPPENLTQDIIQNIPFVLSDADGDQVGSTLTINYSVNGASPLVVRDDLVLTNQPTVGGADPITIPAWALLANDSGGSGVPSVSAVSAASDGSVSLAAGTVTFTEESSGATDGGSFLYTNTTGTTSATGKVTIIRTSADSDVPGPVDPSVFPGDNTIDGTYRNEVLLGRDGNGDTMNAGAGNDVLVGLGGNDVLRGDGGDDVLVGGTGSDTLTGGSGRDTFMYLRGEGSATDTDTITDFNNTQDVVLINGLGANVTQVQVTGPSGGVTTISVNFDLNGTGSTDVYRIQNNVPLSATNGETATSVLNSSNIVITGTTATIDGEIAGATLYLDDNGNYRVDPGEQFGFTDAQGNAQWQISLAQLDVNGDGAFSLGEARAVQTGGTDIQTGLTYAINLFGPAGSLTITPLTSLLQARLEQGDTLSEANAALVRALSLPTGTSVTIFNPLAGSVEAVVQTAAVMTAAIQLAELASAHQGVSQAAVSFDVFSALADGLLSASAGGGVDFTDHAFLAGAVSSLGIPTLDPSIYAFMAASQSALQNSVVNLGSADQAVPAVSAVQQLTQGSFANVLGAVAQGDLDASSLSGLTQALEAVADGSLGVEALAAVDDALTLASADAVITQEEVTTALEALPDLPASVAVESQELDLVSAAVADDLPTDSAEDPGTVASVFQDQPVAVESSEEAPEDVSEQASVAEMVDSVIDDPSLLSDLPASAEAPEGEGSMAAESDVLTAMNTLELIQMFSESEAVSDAQLAELQHEVTISLTDEPMVESGLDEADPEPVASVDDLVAADAASIDPPSLDDAGDFAYVGVEPQDDVPV from the coding sequence ATGGCTGACAGCATCTTCATCGCTCCGCCGTCGGCGGGTGAGATCACGGACGGCGCTGCGGCTGTCGATCTCGGTGCCTCGTCCAGCGAACGGGAGAAGGACGCCACCGGCAACATCAGCGACGCAGCCCTGCACGATCCCAGCGGCGTGCGCGACAACCCCGGCGGCCACACCGGATTCGGGGATGCGGTCGATCACACCCCGGTGGAGACCTACAGCCCCCACGACGTGGGCGCTCTGGGGGTATCCAGCCCGATGCCCCAGCCGCCTGGCCCCAGCGTGGATGAGGCGGGGGGCAGTGGTGGTGGCCCGGGGATCAACCCGGCGCCGCTGCAGCCCCTGTCCAGCGGCGACGTGCCCACGGCCCCCCTCGCGGCTGCGGCGCTGATCGCGGCCCTGCCCAATCCGGAGCCCCTGAGCGGCACCGAGGAGCAGCCTCCGATCCCGCCGCAGGAGCCCACCCCGGTGCAGCCGCCCACGGTGGTTCCCATTCCGCCGCAGGTGACCCCCACGGTGGAACCCCCGGCCAACCTGGTGCCGTCGGTGTCCGTCACGCCGGATCCCACCGTGCCCACCGATGGCCTGGGCAATCCGGTCACCAATGGGCAGCTGGTGGGTTCCAACGGCGTCGGGGTGGACCTCGGCCCCGGCCAGGTGGCCGAACTCGGCATCGATCCGGCACTGGCGGGCAACCCCAACTTCACGCGCTTTGCGGTCACCAATGGGGTGATCAACCTGGCGGACCCCGACGGGGTTGCCGACATCGCCTTCGTCACCATCGCCGGGCGTCAGTTCAACTTCAATGGCAACAATCCCAGCCTGCCGTCGCTGCTGGATCTGATCAGCAATGGCGATCCCAGCGGCCAGCTGTCCTTCCTGCTGGAGGCCGGCGATGGCGATGCCACCCCGGAGGGCACCCTCACGATCACCGGGCTGACCCAGACCTCGGACACCACGGTTCAGCTCAGCTTCGTGTTCGTGCTCAGCGAACCGGTGAACAACGCGGCCGGCGCCAGCACGGTTCCCGGGGGCGTCATCACGCCCGAGTACGCCACGGTTCCCTTCGGCGTCACGGTGACGGATTTCGCCGGAGCGACGGCCACGGACACCGGCACCATCCTGATCATCGATGGGGAGCCCAGCGTTGTTGTCAACAACGACCTGTTGCCGGAGCTGATCGTTGACGAATCCCTGGGCGAACTCGGCACCGCCGGGGCCAGCGAGAACGCCGCCGGTTTCGACACGGTGAGTCTCAGCTTCGCGCCGCTGTTCGACAGCGACAGCGTGGCAGCCGGTGTGCAGACGAATTTCGGCCCTGATCTGGCCGGCACCGCGTCCTACAGCCTGGTGCTGAGCGGCACGGCGGTGCCCTCCGGCCTGTTCGCCCTCAATCCATCCGGCACCACAGCCGGCAGCCCGATCCTGCTGAGCCAGAGCGGCAATGTGGTCACCGGCTCCGCCGATGGCACCGTTTACTTCACCATCAGCCTCGATCCAGCCACCGGTGTGGCGACCTTCACCCAGCTGGCGGCCATCTGGCATCCGGTGCCCGGCAGCAGCTTCGATGAGCCGACGACCCTCACCCTGGCAAATCCTGCAGCCCTTCAGATCGTGCAGACCGTCACCGACTTCGACGGTGATGTGGCCAGCGCCGGCGTGAACCTCGGGGCTGGGGTGTTCACGATTGAGGATGATGGTCCGCAGGTGGAAGGCACGCCAACGGAAGGAGCAGCGGCGCTGGATGAGGAGAATCTGTCGGACGGAACCAATCCGAATGCCGGTGCGCTGACGGTGAACGGTGATCTGAGCACCCTCACGAGTGGCAGCATCGACTACGGCGCGGATGGATTTGGGAAGGTGAGCGACATCAGCATCGGCGGAACGATTCTTGCTGGTGCTGTGGGTCAAGTGATCTACCTGGCGCAAGATCACTCGGCGGTGGATAATGCCGTGACGGCGAGCCTTGCCAGTGGAGCGAATGACCGTGCCACGTTGCAGGTGAACGCGGACGGGACGTATACGTTCACGCTGATCGATAACTTCCTGCTGAGCGATCCTGGTGATACGACCGAGCAGACGGAGTCAATTTCGAGTCTTGTCGGTGGCATCAACATTCTTGTTGAAGACGGAGACGGAGATGCGGCGAACGGAACGACGGGGATTGCGCTGAGCCTGGATGTGGTGGATGACGTGCCGACGGTGGAAGGCACGCCAACGGAAGGAGCAGCGGCGCTGGATGAGGAGAATCTGTCGGACGGAACCAATCCGAATGCCGGTGCGCTGACGGTGAACGGTGATCTGAGCACCCTCACGAGTGGCAGCATCGACTACGGCGCGGATGGATTTGGGAAGGTGAGCGACATCAGCATCGGCGGAACGATTCTTGCTGGTGCTGTGGGTCAAGTGATCTACCTGGCGCAAGATCACTCGGCGGTGGATAATGCCGTGACGGCGAGCCTTGCCAGTGGAGCGAATGACCGTGCCACGTTGCAGGTGAACGCGGACGGGACGTATACGTTCACGCTGATCGATAACTTCCTGCTGAGCGATCCTGGTGATACGACCGAGCAGACGGAGTCAATTTCGAGTCTTGTCGGTGGCATCAACATTCTTGTTGAAGACGGAGACGGAGATGCGGCGAACGGAACGACGGGGATTGCGCTGAGCCTGCTGGTGAAAGATGACATTCCGACGGCTGTTCCCATCACAGAAAGCGGCGAGTCGTTCCCAACCGGTACCAATCTGTTCCTGGTGATTGATGTATCCGGAAGTATGGCGAACGCTTCTGGCGTGGATGGCATGACCCGGATGCAGCTTCAGATCAATTCAGCCCTTGAGCTGATTGATCAGTATGAAGCGCTGGGACCACTGAAAGTGAATGTGGTCACTTTTGCTACCGATGCAAGCGCTCCCTTTTCGACCACTTGGCAGGATGCTGATGCTGTTAAAACATTTATTCAGACTCTTGTGCCTACCAGCCGTACGAACTACGATGCAGCACTTAACCTAACAATTAATACGTTTAACGGTGGCACCGCCAGTGACATTGACGGCGCTACAAATGTGCTCTACTTCTTCTCTGATGGTGTGCCGAACGAGAATGATATCAGTGGCACTGGCCCCGGCAACGGTTCCCTCGGAGGCGGGGACGGCATTGACTCTTCCGAGGAAACTACCTGGGAAAACTTCCTCAATACCAATAACATCGCCAGTTTTGCTATTGGACTTGGCAACGGTGTCAACGCGTCCAACCTGAATCCAATTGCCTACAACGGCTTTGGTAGTGGTACAGAAGCGAATGCCATTGTCGTGACTGATCTCAGTCAGCTTGATGCCACCTTGCGATCCACGATTAGCAGTCTGCCGGTGAATGGCAGCTTGTTGGCGCCGGGTGCAAGCTTTGGCGCTGATGAGGATGGCTGGATTTCTTCGGTCACCATCAACGGCACTGAGTACACCTACACGCCGGGTGGGCCAGGAAGCATCGTGAACGTTGCCAGTGCGAATGCCGGCAGCATTGAAATCAACATGGATACGGGTGCATATACCTACACTCCCCCTGAGAACTTGACTCAGGATATCATCCAGAACATTCCTTTTGTGCTCTCTGATGCTGATGGTGATCAGGTCGGCTCAACACTCACGATCAACTATTCCGTCAACGGTGCCAGTCCTTTGGTGGTGCGTGATGATCTAGTGCTCACCAATCAACCCACAGTGGGAGGTGCTGATCCCATCACGATTCCTGCCTGGGCTCTGTTGGCGAACGACTCGGGAGGCTCCGGTGTGCCTTCCGTGAGTGCAGTGTCTGCCGCCTCTGATGGCTCCGTATCGCTCGCGGCAGGAACTGTGACCTTTACCGAGGAAAGTTCAGGTGCCACAGATGGTGGATCTTTCCTCTACACCAATACAACCGGAACGACGTCTGCAACAGGCAAGGTCACGATCATTCGCACCAGTGCTGACTCTGATGTGCCCGGACCTGTGGATCCCTCCGTGTTCCCAGGCGACAACACGATCGATGGCACGTATCGCAATGAAGTGCTGCTTGGGCGGGATGGCAATGGCGACACCATGAATGCCGGTGCTGGTAATGATGTGCTGGTTGGCCTCGGGGGGAATGACGTGCTTCGCGGTGATGGAGGCGACGATGTGCTGGTTGGCGGCACAGGCTCCGATACCCTGACCGGAGGATCGGGTCGGGATACCTTCATGTACCTGCGTGGTGAAGGCTCTGCCACTGATACGGATACGATCACAGACTTCAACAACACCCAGGATGTTGTTCTCATCAATGGCCTGGGTGCCAATGTCACCCAGGTTCAAGTCACGGGACCATCCGGTGGCGTGACCACCATCTCGGTTAACTTCGACCTCAATGGTACCGGTTCTACCGATGTCTATCGGATCCAAAATAATGTTCCGCTCTCTGCCACCAATGGAGAAACGGCAACATCTGTGCTGAACTCTTCCAACATCGTCATCACGGGTACGACCGCAACGATCGATGGCGAAATCGCTGGTGCCACTCTCTATCTCGACGACAACGGAAACTACAGAGTTGATCCCGGTGAGCAGTTCGGGTTTACAGATGCCCAAGGTAATGCCCAGTGGCAGATCTCCCTGGCTCAGCTTGATGTGAATGGTGATGGTGCTTTCTCCCTTGGCGAGGCTCGTGCGGTTCAGACCGGAGGGACAGACATCCAGACTGGCCTCACCTATGCCATCAACCTTTTCGGACCGGCTGGCTCTCTCACGATCACTCCGCTGACCAGTCTGTTGCAGGCACGCCTGGAGCAGGGTGACACTCTTTCTGAGGCCAATGCAGCCTTGGTCAGGGCTCTATCCCTTCCCACGGGCACTTCAGTGACCATCTTCAACCCCCTTGCCGGCAGTGTGGAAGCGGTTGTTCAGACTGCTGCCGTGATGACAGCGGCCATCCAGTTGGCAGAGTTGGCCTCCGCCCACCAGGGCGTCAGCCAGGCGGCGGTTTCATTTGACGTGTTCTCGGCTCTCGCCGACGGTCTGCTGAGTGCTTCTGCTGGTGGTGGTGTCGATTTCACGGATCACGCCTTCCTGGCCGGCGCTGTATCCAGCCTTGGGATCCCGACATTGGACCCCTCCATCTATGCCTTCATGGCGGCGAGCCAAAGTGCGCTGCAGAACTCCGTGGTCAATCTCGGCAGCGCGGATCAAGCTGTTCCTGCAGTCAGTGCCGTTCAGCAACTCACCCAGGGTTCCTTCGCGAACGTTCTCGGAGCTGTTGCGCAGGGTGATCTGGACGCTTCCAGCTTGAGCGGTCTCACCCAGGCTCTCGAAGCCGTGGCTGATGGATCCCTTGGCGTCGAAGCACTGGCTGCCGTCGACGACGCTCTCACCCTCGCCAGCGCTGATGCTGTGATCACCCAGGAAGAAGTCACGACCGCCTTGGAAGCGCTTCCCGATCTTCCGGCCTCCGTTGCGGTGGAGTCCCAGGAGCTTGACCTCGTTTCCGCAGCCGTGGCCGATGATCTCCCCACGGACAGTGCTGAGGATCCTGGAACTGTTGCATCTGTTTTCCAGGATCAGCCCGTGGCGGTTGAGTCCTCTGAGGAGGCGCCTGAGGATGTATCTGAGCAGGCAAGTGTTGCCGAGATGGTTGACTCCGTGATCGACGACCCCAGCCTCCTCTCTGATCTGCCCGCATCTGCCGAGGCCCCAGAGGGTGAGGGTTCTATGGCAGCTGAATCTGATGTGCTGACGGCAATGAACACCCTTGAGCTGATTCAGATGTTCTCTGAGAGCGAAGCAGTCTCGGATGCCCAGCTGGCTGAACTGCAGCATGAAGTGACCATCTCGCTGACTGACGAACCGATGGTTGAGAGCGGCCTGGATGAGGCTGATCCTGAACCGGTAGCCAGCGTGGACGACCTTGTGGCTGCCGATGCCGCGTCCATTGATCCTCCATCCCTGGATGATGCGGGGGATTTCGCCTACGTTGGGGTAGAGCCGCAAGACGACGTGCCCGTTTGA